The Mycolicibacterium monacense genome contains the following window.
GCATCCAATAACTCTGGGGATTTCTAAGCAACTCGTCCCTGTGTACGACAAACCAATGGTGTACTATCCGCTGTCCACGTTGATGCTCGCCGGCGTCCGTGACATTCTCGTGATTACAACGCCCCACGACGCCGAAGGCTTTGCACGCTTACTGGGTGACGGGTCACAGTTCGGTGTATCTATCACCTTTGCTCAACAGCCCTCGCCGGATGGCCTGGCGCAGGCGTTCGTTATCGGTGCCGACTTCATCGGTGCAGAACGTGTAGCACTGGTACTCGGAGACAATCTGCTATACGGGCCCGGTCTTGGCAACCAACTCGAACGCTTTTCTAGCGTCTCTGGCGGCGCCATCTTTGCGTACTGGGTAGCCGAACCCTCTGCTTACGGTGTAATCGAGTTTGACCACAATGGCGCGGCCGTATCTCTGGAAGAGAAGCCAAAGCATCCGAAAAGCAACTATGCCATTCCAGGGCTGTACTTTTATGACAATGACGTGGTCGAAATCGCACGTAATCTGACGCCGAGTGAACGCGGCGAGTACGAGATCACCGATGTCAATCGAGCTTATCTCGTAGAGAGACGGCTACAGGTGGAGGTATTACCCCGCGGGACCGCTTGGCTGGATACGGGGACGTTCGATCAAATGACTGACGCCGCCGAGTACGTGCGCACAATGGAGCGACGCACCGGACTGAAGATTGGAGTGCCGGAGGAGATCGCTTGGCGGAAGGGCTATCTGACGGACGATGAGTTGAGGACCCGAGCCGAGATGCTCGTAAAGTCCGGCTACGGCACTTACTTGCTGGACCTTCTCGCCAGGGGGCGCTGATGTCGCGCTTGCTAGTAACTGGAGGAGCTGGCTTCATCGGTTCGAACTTTGTCCATCATGTTATCGAACACACCGATTATGACGTCATTGTGCTGGATAAACTCACCTACGCGGGAAACTTGGCGTCGTTGTCTGGGCTGCCGGAAGCGCGAGTTCGCTTTATTCAAGGCGACATCACTGACGCGTCGCTAGTCGACGACCTTGTACCCACCGCCGATGCGATCGTGCATTTCGCTGCAGAGACGCACAACGATAACTCTCTGCACAACCCAGAACCTTTTTTGCAGACCAACATACTCGGCACTTTCAGCCTATTAGAGGCGGCGCGCAGACACGAAACACGCATCCACCATATTTCCACCGATGAGGTCTATGGGGATTTAGCGTTGGATGCGCCAACAAGGTTTACCGAAATCACTCCATACAACCCATCGTCGCCATACTCGTCAACCAAAGCCGGCAGCGATCTATTAGTCCGGGCGTGGGTACGGTCGTTTCAGGTGGAGGCAACCATATCAAACTGCTCGAACAATTACGGGCCGTACCAGCACGTCGAGAAGTTTATTCCTCGGCAGATCACAAATGTGCTGCGCGGAATTCGTCCCAAACTCTACGGCCAAGGCCTGAACGTGCGCGACTGGATTCATGTTGATGACCACTCTTCAGCAGTATTGCGGATCCTCGAAAACGGCAAAGTCGGTGAGACTTACCTCATCGGCGCCGACGGCGAAAAAGACAACAAGACTGTGGTAGAAATGATCCTTTCCCTGATGGGTCAGCCATCGAACGCGTATGACCAGGTAACCGACCGGGCTGGCCATGACCTACGTTACGCAATCGATCCGACCAAGTTGCGCGAAGAGCTCGGCTGGCAGCCGCTGTATCGCGATTTCGAACAGGGTCTTATAGCGACGATAAAATGGTATCGCGAACATGAAGACTGGTGGGCGCCCGTCAAGGGCGCAACTGAAGCATTCTATGCGAAACTTGGACAATAATCACAGGACGAGAGTGAGCGATGGAGCAAGGTAAAGTCCTGCGGGCAGACGTGACGCCGATTCCCGGCCTTGTCCTTTGGGAACTGCCTGTTCATGGCGACAACCGCGGCTGGTTCAAAGAAAATTGGCAGCGGGAAAAGATGGTGGCGGCAGGGATGCCCGATTTCGGTCCTGTACAGCATAACGTATCTTTCAATACGGCAGCTGGCACTACCCGTGGTATCCACGCCGAACCCTGGGACAAATTGGTTTCGGTAGCTACAGGACGCATATTCTGCGCGTGGGTTGACCTTCGCTCGGGCCCATCCTTCGGCGCTGTATTTACCGCCGAACTCGATCCGTCTCGTGCCGCGTTCGTGCCTAGGGGCGTCGGTAACGCATTTCAAACACTCGAACCCAACACTGCCTATATCTATCTTGTCAACGATCACTACTCTCCGGACGCTACTTATACATCCGTGAACCTGGCCGACGAGACCGTGGCGATCGACTGGCCCATCCCTCTATCGGACGCGGAGCTGTCGGAGAAAGACCGCGCCCACCCGCGCCTAGATCAGGTGCTGCCCGTACCGCGCCGTAAGACGTTGATTCTCGGCGCGAGCGGACAACTGGGACGAGCTCTTGTAGACCTCCTTGGTAACTCACCGCATGCTGAGTTCGCTGGACGCAGCGACGTTGATCTGACTGACGCGCGCCTTCCGTCGGCGCGGCGGTGGCACGACTACGACACAATTATTAACGCCGGCGCTTACACAGCTGTCGATTTGGCGGAGTCGGCCAAAGGACGTGCGGAGGCGTGGGCAACGAATGTCGTCGGTGTTTCGGCACTTGCGCGCATCGCAGCATCCCACGACATCACACTCGTACATCTTTCCAGCGATTACGTATTCGATGGCACCGCCACTCGGCCATATCGGGAGGACGATGCGGTGTCACCGCTCGGGGTCTACGGGCAGACTAAAGCGGCCTCCGACTACGTCGTCGCAACAGTCCCTCGTCACTACATCATCCGTACATCATGGGTAATCGGCGACGGCCGGAATTTTGTGCGCACAATGCTGTCGCTCGCCACGCGCGGCGTCGACCCATCCGTAGTGAACGATCAGTATGGGCGATTAACCTTTGCCTCCGAATTGGCGCGAGTGATCAAGCACCTAACGGAGAATCGCGCACCGTACGGTATTTACAATGTGAGCGGCGACGGCCCAGCGATGTCCTGGATGGATGTCGCCAGACAAGTTTTCAGGCTTGCGGGACACGATCCCGAAAAGGTGAAGGGTGTCGGCACTGACGACTACTTCGTCGCTGCTACGGCCCCGACGGCTCCACGCCCTCGCTACAGCGTTCTCGATTTGAAGAGGGTGAAGTCAACTGGCTACCGCCCTCCAGAAGCCGAAGATTCGCTCGCAGCTTACGTGCGAGATGAGGTCGGGTGAACGTCCCCGCGACGCAAATGCGGCTAGACTCTGGGCCAACGTTGCAACGGCTGCAGGATGCGCCGATCAGCTTGCGTACTTAAGTTTATGCCCGTGTCGATCTGACCGAAGTCAGCCACACGGCAGCTCGGCAGCGACGTCATCGAGTCGGCCGATGTATATCAGTTTGACATCGATACGCCGCGCTTGGTGCGCCGTCGCTCAAGACTGGCTACCGAATAACGCCGTAGCGCTCAAGGTAGCCGACGGCAATAACCCCAAGTCGGCCGACGATCAAGGCGCTTCCCTAAGGCCCTGTCTCACGATCACTTCGCACGCCATGACGCAATTATGCCTGAGGTGAGCCCTTCGGAGTGGTCCAGTTGTTATGCGACTCTGTCGCCCGGCTTGCGGGCAAGGAAGAATCGACAACGACATGGCAACGAACAAGCGCCGGCGGCACACCCCGGACCAGATCATCCGCAAGCTCGCCGAGGGCAACAAGCTCCTCGGTGCCGGCCAGGAACTGGCTGAGGTGTGCCGGCATCTGGAGATCACCGAGTCGACGTGGCACCGCTGGATTGCCCAGTACGGCGGCATGAAAGCCAACGAGGCCAAACGGCTCAAGGAACTCGAAGCCGAGAACGCCCGGCTCAAGAAGCTGGTCGCCAACCAGGCCCTCGACATCGACATGCTCAAGGAGATTTCGGCGGGAAACTTCTAACCCCGAACCGCAAGCGCAGCGCGGTCATAGCGCTGCGTGAGCGGTTCGGGGTCTCTGAGCGCCGGGCCTGCACCGTCGTCGGTCTGCACCGTTCC
Protein-coding sequences here:
- the rfbB gene encoding dTDP-glucose 4,6-dehydratase; translation: MSRLLVTGGAGFIGSNFVHHVIEHTDYDVIVLDKLTYAGNLASLSGLPEARVRFIQGDITDASLVDDLVPTADAIVHFAAETHNDNSLHNPEPFLQTNILGTFSLLEAARRHETRIHHISTDEVYGDLALDAPTRFTEITPYNPSSPYSSTKAGSDLLVRAWVRSFQVEATISNCSNNYGPYQHVEKFIPRQITNVLRGIRPKLYGQGLNVRDWIHVDDHSSAVLRILENGKVGETYLIGADGEKDNKTVVEMILSLMGQPSNAYDQVTDRAGHDLRYAIDPTKLREELGWQPLYRDFEQGLIATIKWYREHEDWWAPVKGATEAFYAKLGQ
- the rfbD gene encoding dTDP-4-dehydrorhamnose reductase codes for the protein MEQGKVLRADVTPIPGLVLWELPVHGDNRGWFKENWQREKMVAAGMPDFGPVQHNVSFNTAAGTTRGIHAEPWDKLVSVATGRIFCAWVDLRSGPSFGAVFTAELDPSRAAFVPRGVGNAFQTLEPNTAYIYLVNDHYSPDATYTSVNLADETVAIDWPIPLSDAELSEKDRAHPRLDQVLPVPRRKTLILGASGQLGRALVDLLGNSPHAEFAGRSDVDLTDARLPSARRWHDYDTIINAGAYTAVDLAESAKGRAEAWATNVVGVSALARIAASHDITLVHLSSDYVFDGTATRPYREDDAVSPLGVYGQTKAASDYVVATVPRHYIIRTSWVIGDGRNFVRTMLSLATRGVDPSVVNDQYGRLTFASELARVIKHLTENRAPYGIYNVSGDGPAMSWMDVARQVFRLAGHDPEKVKGVGTDDYFVAATAPTAPRPRYSVLDLKRVKSTGYRPPEAEDSLAAYVRDEVG
- the rfbA gene encoding glucose-1-phosphate thymidylyltransferase RfbA; amino-acid sequence: MRGIILAGGSGTRLHPITLGISKQLVPVYDKPMVYYPLSTLMLAGVRDILVITTPHDAEGFARLLGDGSQFGVSITFAQQPSPDGLAQAFVIGADFIGAERVALVLGDNLLYGPGLGNQLERFSSVSGGAIFAYWVAEPSAYGVIEFDHNGAAVSLEEKPKHPKSNYAIPGLYFYDNDVVEIARNLTPSERGEYEITDVNRAYLVERRLQVEVLPRGTAWLDTGTFDQMTDAAEYVRTMERRTGLKIGVPEEIAWRKGYLTDDELRTRAEMLVKSGYGTYLLDLLARGR